CGGCGGCGGCCCGTGCGGTCGACCGGTGGCCTGCGCCGCCCGGCGGTGACCGTGCCGGTGGAGCCGCCGGCCGCCTCGCGACCGTCGCCGAAGCCGCGGCCCTCGCCGGTGCCGCGGGGCTCGACCGCGCCGGGGGTGGTGTTCGTCGAGGTCGACCGGGCGCGGGTGCTGCGGTCGCTGGTGCTCGGACCGCCGTTGCTGCTGGTCGTGGGGCTGGCGGTGTTCGGGGTGCTGGCCAACGCGGCGCGGATCGGGCTCGACCTGAGCGGCGGCAGGCTGCTGCCGGTCGGCGACCTGGCGAGCACGTGGTCGTCCTACCTGGCGTCCTGGCACTCGGTGGCGGGCGGGACGACCGCGCCCGCGCCGGCCGCGCTGGCGGTGCTGGGGACGGTCGGCGTGCTGTTCTCCTCACCCGCCGCGCTGGTGGCCGTGCTGTTCATCGGCGACGCGCCGCTGGCCGGGCTGGCGGCGTACGCGGCGTCACGGCGGCTGCCCGTGCGGCGGCCGGTGCGCGCGCTGGTCGCGGCGGCGTACGCGTTGCTGCCGGCGGCGACGTCGGCGGTGAGCCAGGGCCGGCTGGACGTGGTCGTGGTGCACGTGCTGGCGCCGGTGGTGTTCGCCGGGGTGGCGTCCGTGCTGCGCGGCGGCGCGGGCGCGTCGTGGCTGCCGGTGGCGTCGGGGACGGCGCTGGCGGTGGCGGCGGTGGGCGCGTTCTCGCCGCTGGTGCACGCGCTGGTGGCGCTGGCCGCGCTGGTGGGGTTCGTGGTGGTGCCCGGTCGGCACGGCGACGGGCGGCGGCGGGTGGCGGCGCTGTTCATGGTCGTGCTGCTGCCGGTGGCGCTGCTGCTGCCGTGGCCCGCGGTGGTGCTGCAGAACCCGTCCGTGGTGCTGCACGGGGTCGGCGCGTTCGTGGAGCCGCCCGCCGTCGGCCTGGTGGACCTGCTGTCGCTGCGCCCCGGTGGGACGGGCGCGGTGCCGTTCGTCGGGTTCCTGGTGGTGGCGTTCGCGCTGGCGGGCCTGGTGCTGCGGCCGTCGCGGTCGATGGCGGCGGGGCTCGCGGTGGTGGTGCTCGGCGGGCTCTCGGTGGTCGTGCTGCGGACCGTGCCGGTGTCGCCGGTGCCCGGCGGCGACGCGTCGCCGGGGTGGACCGGCGTGGCGTTGGTGCTGGTCGGGTGGGGTCTGCTGTGGGTGGTGCTGTCGGCGTTCCGGCGGGACGTGGCCGCGGCGCCGGTGCGGCGGGCGGTGTCGGTGCTCGGGGTCGTGTCGGTGCTCGGGCTGGCCTGCGCCGGGTTCGTCGGGCTGCGGTCGGGCCCGTTGACGGCGGAGGCGGCGCGGTTGCCGTCGACGGTGGAGCAAGAGCTGCCGCGGACCGGGCGGTCGGTGCTGGTGCTGGGCACGCCGACGCGGCTGGTGGCCGGGCGGCTGCCCGCGTTCGGCGACGACGACCTGGTGCCCGTGCCGACGGCCGTGACCCGGTTGGAGCGGTGGTCGCGCGACCTGACCGGCGGGTCGTCGGCGGCGGCGAAGGTCGCGCTGGCGCAGGCGGCGGCGTCCGGGGTGGCGTTCGTCGTGGCGCCGGACCTGGCCACCGCGCAGCGGCTGCGGGACGCGGTCGGCGACCTGGTCGGCGTCACGCCGTCGATGTCGGACGGCCGGCCGGTGCTGCGGGTGCAGCTCGCGGCCGGGAACGCCGTGCTGCTGTCACCGGAGCTGGCGCGGCGGGCGAGGACCGGCGGCGACCCGCCGGTGGAGCTGGGCGCGCCCGGCACCGCCCCGGTCGAGGCCGGGCCGCCCGACGTGGGCGTGCGGGTGTCCGAGGGGCCGGAGGGCCGGCTGCTGGTGCTCGCGGCGGAGGAGGAGCCGGGCTGGCGGGCGTGGGTGGACGGCCGCGAGGTGGCGGTCGTGCGGGCGTGGGGTCACCTGGTCGGCGTGACGGTGCCCACCACGGCGTCCGAGGTGCGGGTGGAGGCGTCGTCCACCCTGCGCGAGCTGCTGCTGATGCTCCAGGCGGCGGCTGCCCTGTTCACCGTGCTGACCGCCATCCCCACCCGTTCGGGTCGGGCCGGTCAGTCGCCGTCGATGACGTCCGGGTCCAGGCCGAGGTAGTTGGCCACCTGCTCGACCAGCACGTCGTGCACCAGGTCGGACAGGTCGGCGCCGTCCTTGGCCCGCGCTTCGAGGGGCCGCCGGTACAGCACGATGCGGGCCCGGCGGTCCGCGCCCGCGGGCACCAGCCGCGCCAGGGGCACGTTGCCGTCCTCGACCACGTCGCCGTCGTCGCCCGACTGGACGTCCGGCACGTCGTCCACCGCGACGTCCAGCTGGGTCAGCTCCGTCCGCCACCGGGCCTCGATCGGCTCCAGCGCCTCCAGCACCAGCGCGTCGAACCGCTCCGCCCGGCTGCGGGCCGCCGGCAGCGTGGCCGGGTACAGCGGTCCGCGCAGCCCCCGGCCGTGCCGGTCGCGGTTGCGCCGCCGCGGAGCGCCCTGCCGCCGTGAACCCCGAGCCATCACCACGGGACAAGGGTAGTTGCCCACCCGCCGACCCCGTGCCGAGGCCCGCGTCGGACCCTCCCGGGCGGCCTTCGCGACCAGGCAACTCGCCGAACCCGGGCACGGTCGCCAGCGCCGCGCCGGAGGTAATCCAACACACGTCGCGCGGGACGCGATATCGTCCCCGCCGTGCGGAGCGTGAGACGGTGCTCGCGAACCGGGTGCGCGAACCCGGCAGTCGCCACGCTCACGTACGCCTATGCGGACTCGACCGCGGTGGTCGGCCCCCTGGCGACGTACTCCGAACCGCACTCCTACGACCTCTGCGAAGAGCACGCCCTGCGCCTCACCGCGCCGCGCGGCTGGGAGGTCGTCCGGCACCAGGGCGAGTTCCGGGCGCCCGAGCCCACCGTGGACGACCTCACCGCGCTCGCCGAGGCGGTCCGCGAGGCCGGCCGGGCCGCACCGCAGGTCGAGCTGCCGGAGCTGCCCGCCGGCACCATCAGACGCGGCCACCTGCGCGTTCTGCCCGATCCGAACGAAGACTGAACGAAGACTCAACGACCGGACACGACGCTCACGCGCGCGCCGGTAGGCTTCCCAAGGCAGTGTCAAGAGCCAACTTGGGAGTGTGGCCGTGCGCGATCTGTCCGGCATCGTGAAGGCTTATGACATCCGCGGTGTCGTCGGTGAACAGCTCGACGCCGACGTCGTCCGCGACTTCGGCGCGGCGTTCGCCCGCCTGGTCGGCGGCCCCGCCGTGGTGATCGGCCACGACATGCGCGACTCCTCGCCCGGCCTGGCCGCGGCGTTCGCCGAGGGCGTCACCGCCCAGGGCGTCGACGTCGTCAGCATCGGCCTGGCCAGCACCGACATGCTGTACTTCGCCTCCGGCAAGCTGGACCTGCCCGGCGCGATGTTCACCGCCAGCCACAACCCGGCCAAGTACAACGGCATCAAGCTGTGCCGCCCCGGCGCCGCGCCGGTCGGCCAGGACAGCGGCCTCGGGCAGATCCGCGCGGACGCCGAGCAGGGCGTCCCGGACGCCGAGGGCGTGGCCGAGGGCGAGGTCACCGAGCAGGACATGCTCACCGAGTACGCCGCCTACCTGCGCGAACTGGTCGACCTGAGCACCAGCCGGCCGTTGAAGGTCGTGGTCGACGCGGGCAACGGCATGGGCGGCCACACCGTGCCGAAGGTCTTCGAGGGCCTGCCGATCGAGGTCGTCCCGATGTACTTCGAGCTGGACGGCAACTTCCCGAACCACGAGGCCAACCCGCTGGACCCGGCCAACATCGTCGACCTGCAGGAGCGGGTGCGGGCCGAGGGCGCGGACGCCGGCGTGGCGTTCGACGGCGACGCGGACCGCTGCTTCGTGGTGGACGAGCGCGGCGAGCCGGTGTCCCCGTCCGCCATCACCGCCCTGGTCGCGGTGCGCGAGCTGGCCAAGGACCCGGGCGGCACGATCATCCACAACCTGATCACCTCGCACGGGGTGCCGGAGATCGTCCGCGAGCACGGCGGCGTGCCGGTGCGCACCCGCGTCGGCCACTCGTTCATCAAGGAGGAGATGGCCAAGACCGGCGCCATCTTCGGCGGCGAGCACTCCGCGCACTACTACTTCCGCGACTTCTGGCGTGCCGACACCGGCATGCTGGCGGCGCTGCACGTGCTGGCCGCGCTGGGCGAGCAGGACGGCCCGCTGTCCGCGCTGACCAGCGACTACTCCCGGTACGCCGCGTCCGGCGAGATCAACTCCACGGTGGCCGACCAGCAGGGCAGGCTGGCCGCGATCAAGGCCGAGTTCGGCGGGCGCGAGGGCGTCGAGCTGGACGAGCTGGACGGCCTCACGGTGAACCTGCCGGACGGCTCCTGGTTCAACCTCCGTGCGTCCAACACCGAGCCGCTGCTCCGGCTCAACGTCGAAGCCGCCGACGCGGCCTCCGTCGCCGCGCTGCGCGACGAGGTCCTGGAGATCGTGAGGGGATGAGCGCCGTGGCGGTCCAACTGGACGCGCAGTTGCTGGAGATCCTGGCCTGCCCGTGCCCGGAGCACGCGCCGCTGCGGGTCGGCACCCCGGCCGACCCGCTGGCGGACTACCTGACCTGCACCTCGTGCGGCCGGTCGTTCCCGGTTCGGGACGGCATCCCGGTGCTGCTGCTCGACGAGGCTGTCGAGCCGACGGCCGGGTGATGATCCGTGCTCGACGACAGCCTGCTCGACGACCAGTCCCGGCTCGGCGACGCTGACCGGGAGGGCCTGCTGCGCGCCGCCGCCCGCGCCGGCGCGCAGGTCCGCGCCACCGCCGAGGCCGCCGACGAACTCGGCGTCAGCCGGGTGTTCGAGGACCGGCCGCGCGCGTTGGTGCTGGTCACGCGGCCCGGCGTGGGTGGCGCCATCGCCGGGGTGGTGACCGCCCTGCTCGGTCCGCGCTGCCCGGTGCCGGTCGTGGTCGCCGACGACGTGCCGACGTGGGTGGGCGCGCTGGACGTGGTCCTCGCGCACACCGAGGACCACGGTGACGTGCGGATGGCCGAGTCGGTGGACCGGGCGGCCCGGCGCGGCGCGCGGGTGCTGCTGACCGCCGAGCCGGACGGCCCGGTGGCCGCGTCCGCCGCCCAGCACGCGCTGCTCATCCCGCCGCGGGTGCCGGTGCCGCAGGGCTTCGGCTTCGCCCGCGGTTTCGCCGCGTGGGTGGTGGCGCTGAAGGCGCTCGGCCTGCTCGACGCGGACGTGCAGGCCGTCGCGGACGAGCTGGACCGCGAAGCCGAGCGGTGCCACCCGATGCACGAGTCGTTCGTCAACCCGGCCAAGACGCTCGCGCTGCGGATCGCCGAGCGGACCCCGCTGCTGTGGGGGCTGGACGACCTGGCCACGGCCGTCGCCGGGCACGGCGCGGGCGTGCTCGCGACTTATGCGGGCGTGGTGAGCGACGTGGCCGGTTATCCTCAGGCCCTGACCCGCTCGATGCTGCACCGCCGGGCCGTGCTCGGCACGTCCGGCGCCGACCTGTTCGCCGACCCGGACGACGAGGTCGACGGCCTGGTCCGGGTGCTGCTGGTGGCCGCGCGCCGCGGCCCGCAGGCCGACTTCGACCGGCGGGTCGCGATGGAGACCTTGTCCGGGGCCGACGTGCTCGAACCGGCCGAGGAGGTGAGCGGCGGCGAGGCGGTGTGCGCCGCGCTGCTCGCCCTGCGGTTCGAGCTGGCCGCGCTGTACCTGGGCCTGGCGGCGGGGACGCTGGGCGGGCCCGGGCTGTACGCGCCGGCCGTGTGAGGGGATGACTGTGGACCTGCTGCACAACGCGGTGCGGGCGTACGCGTGGGGATCGCGCACCGCCATCGCCGAGCTGCTCGGGAAGGAGGTGCCGACGCCGCACCCCGAGGCCGAGCTGTGGATGGGCGCCCACCCGGGCGACCCGTCGCGGGTGGTGGGAGCGGACGGCCGGGCGCGGTCGCTGCTCGAACTGCTCGCCGACGACCCGGACGGCCAGCTGGGCTCCCGGCACGCCGACCGCTGGGGCAGCAGGCTCCCGTTCCTGCTCAAGGTGCTGGCCGCGGACGAGCCGCTGAGCCTGCAGGCGCACCCGTCGGCCGAGCAGGCCGCGAACGGGTTCGCCGCCGAGGACGCGGCGGGCGTGCCGATGGACTCGCCGATCCGCAACTACAAGGACCCCTCCGCGAAGCCGGAGCTGGTCTGCGCGCTGACCGAGTTCCACGCGCTGGCGGGGTTCCGGGCGCCCGAGCGCTCGGTGGCGCTGCTGCGCTCGCTGGACGCGCCGGACTTCGCGCCGTACACCGAGCTGCTGGCCGCCCAGCCGGACGGCAACGGCCTGCGCGCGCTGTTCACCACGCTGATCACGCTGCCGCAGACCGCGCTGGACATGCTCCTGCCGCAGGTGCTGGACGCGTGCGTGCTGCACGTCAAGGAGCGCGGCGAGTTCGACCTGGAGTGCCGGACGGTCCTGGAACTGGGCGAGGCGTACCCCGGTGACGCGGGCGTGCTGGCCGCGCTGCTGCTCAACCGGCTGGTGCTGCGGCCGGGCGAGGCGATCTACCTGCCCGCCGGCAACCTGCACGCGTACCTGCACGGCACCGGCGTGGAGATCCTGGCGAACTCGGACAACGTGCTGCGCTGCGGGCTGACGCCCAAGCACGTCGACGTGCCCGAGCTGATGCGGGTGCTGGACTTCCAGTGCGGCGACATGCCCGTGCAGACCGGGGTGGAGACGTCGCCGGGGCTGTGGTCGTACCGGACGCCGTGCCCGGAGTTCGAGCTGTCGCGGCTGGAGGTGGGGCCGTCGACGTCGGTCCGGGTGGACCACAGCGGCCCGCAGATCCTGCTCTGCACGCGCGGCCGGGCGCGATTGGCCACCGGCGGCGAGTCGATCGAGCTGACCCGGGGCCAGTCCGTGTGGCTGCCCGCGCGCGACCCCGAGGTTTTCGTCACCGCGGAGGTTGACACCCAGCTTTTCCGGGCTACCCCCGGCGTTGAGTAGGGTCACACCGACAAATCGGACCTGGGTGTAGTAGGGAGCAACCGTGTCAGCAGGGGGCGGGACCAAGGCGATCATCGCCGCACTGGTGGCCAACGCCGGGATCGCCGTGGCCAAGTTCGTCGGCTTCCTGATCACCGGGTCGTCGTCGATGCTCGCCGAGTCGGTGCACTCGGTGGCGGACACGTCCAACCAGGGGCTGTTGCTGCTGGGGCAGAAGACCGCCCGGCGCAAGGCCACGTTGAACCACCCGTTCGGGTTTGGTCGGGACCGGTACTTCTACTCGTTCATCGTGGCGCTGATGCTGTTCAGCCTCGGCTCGGTGTTCGCCCTGTACGAGGGCATCCACAAGCTGGAGGCGCACGAGAAGCTGAGCAGCCCGATGGTCGCGGTGATCATCCTGGTCGTCGCGATCGGCCTGGAGACCTACAGCTTCCGCACCGCGATCGTGGAGTCGAAGGCGGTCAAGGGTGACGCCACGTGGTGGCAGTTCATCCGGCAGTCGAAGGTGCCGGAGCTGCCGGTCGTGCTGCTGGAGGACGCGGGCGCGCTGTTCGGCCTGGTCCTGGCGCTGATGGGCGTGGGGCTGTCGACGTTGACCGGCGACCCGGTGTGGGACGCCATCGGCACGATCTGCATCGGCGTGCTGCTCGGCGTGATCGCGGTCATCCTGATCGTGGAGATGAAGTCGCTGCTGATCGGCGAGGGCGCGGCGGCCGCGGAGCTGGACGTGATCGTGGACGAGCTGGCGGCGGGCAAGGTGCAGCGCGTCATCCACATCCGGACCCAGTACATCGGGCCGGACGAGCTGCTGGTGGCGGCGAAGATCGCGCTGAACCCGGGGCTGACGGTGACCGAGGTGGCCGAGGCCATCGACAACGCGGAGCAGCGGGTCCGGAACAAGGTGCCGGCGGCGCGGCTGATCTACCTGGAGCCCGACCTGGACCGGTCGCAGGCCAAGTCATAACCCCTCGGCGAGCACCCGCTCGCCCTTCGTCGCGCACCGGTTCGGGCACGCCCGGCACGCCCGGAACGCTACGGAACCTCGTCGGGCTTCACCACGGGCTCGGCGGTGGCCCCCTTCTTGCCCAGCAGCGAGTGCCGTCGGCTGTAGGCGAAGTAGACGACCACGCCCAGGGCCATCCACACCAGGAACCGCACCCACGTCAGCGCGGTCAGGTTCAGCATCAGCCACAGGCACGCCAGGATCGCCAGCACCGGGACCACCGGGACCCACGGCACGCGGAAGCCGCGCGGCAGGTCGGGGCGGGTCTTGCGGAGCACCAGCACGCCCGCCGACACCAGGATGAACGCGAACAGCGTGCCGACGTTCACCATCTCCTCCAGCTTGCCCGCCGGGAAGAAGCCCGCCGCGACGGCGACCAGCACGCCGATGACCACGGTGATCCGGACCGGCGTGCCGTGCTTGCCGGTCCGCGCCAGGCCGCGCGGCAGCAGGCCGTCGCGCGACATCGCGAACAGCACCCGCGACTGGCCCAGCATCAGCACCATCACGACGGTGGTCAGGCCGGCCAGCGCGCCGACCGAGATGACCGTGGCCGCCCAGTCGACGCCGTTGGCCGAGAACGCCGTGGCCAGCGTCGCCCGCGTGCCGTCGGGCTGGGTCTTGAGCTGGTCGTAGGGCACCATGCCGGTGATCACCAGCGACACCGCGACGTACAGCACGGTCACGATCGCCAGCGACCCGAGGATGCCGCGCGGCACGGCGCGCTGCGGGTCCTTGGTCTCCTCGGCGGTCGTGGCGACCACGTCGAAGCCGATGAACGCGAAGAACACCAGCGACGCGGCGGCCAGCAGCCCGAGCACGCCGTACGTGCTGCCCTCGAAGCCGGTGGCCAGCGAGAACAGCGACTGCTCCAGCCCGGAGCCGGTGGCGCCACCGGTCTCGGCGGGCGGGACGTACGGGCTGTAGTTCGCCGCCTTCACGTACCCGATGCCGAGCACGACCACGAGCAGCACCACGGCCACCTTCACCGCCGTGATCACCGCGCTGACCCGCGACGACAGCTTCGTGCCGACCACCAGCAGCACCGTCAGCGCGGCGACGAGCAGCAGCGAGCCCCAGTCGACGTCCACCCCGCCGACCGCCGCGGTGGTCGGCACCTCGACGCCGAGCTGCCCGAGCACCACCTGCAGGTACTGCGACCAGCCCTTGGCCACCGCCGCCGCGCCGACCGCGAACTCCAGCACCAGGTCCCAGCCGATGATCCAGGCCGCGAACTCGCCGAACGTCGCGTAGGAGAACGTGTACGCACTGCCCGCCACGGGCACCGTCGACGCGAACTCGGCGTAGCACAGCGCGGCCAGCGCGCACGCCACCGCCGCCAGCACGAACGCCAGCGACACCGACGGCCCGGCCAGGTTGCCCGCGGTGGACGCGGTCAACGTGAAGATGCCCGCGCCGATCACCACCGCGACGCCGAACACCGTCAGGTCCCACGCGGTGAGGTCCTTGCGCAGCCTGGTGCCCGGCTCGTCGGTGTCCGCGATCGACTGCTCGATCGACTTCGTGCGCCACAACCCGTTCCCCGGCACGGTCTTCGCCTCCTGTGCTCGACTGGTCCGTTCAGCGTAGAGGTGGGTGCCGACGTTCGGCGGCACCGGTAGTTTGCCCGCATGACCGTGCTGTGCCTGGACATCGGCTCGACGTGGACCAAGGGCTCCCTCGTGTCGCCCGCCGGCGACCTGCTCGGCACCGCACAGCACACGACTACCCCGCCGGAGGTGCTTCGAGGCATCGATTCCGTGGCGGGGGAGCTCGGCCCGGCCGAGCAGGTCCTGGCGTGCTCGTCGGCGGGTGGCGGGCTGCGGCTCGCGGTGGTGGGTCAGGAGCGGCTGATCAGCGCCGAGGCCGGCTACCGGGTGGCGCTGTCGGCGGGCGCGAAGGTGGTGCACGTGTCGACCGGCCCGCTCGACGGCGCGGGCGTCCGGGCCCTGCGCGCGGCGAAGCCCGACCTGGTGCTGCTGGTCGGCGGCACGGACGGCGGTGACGCGTCGGTGCTGCTGCACAACGCCCGCAGGCTCGGCGCGAACCGGATCGCCTGCCCGGTCGTGCTCGCGGGCAACGCCGACGCCCAGCCGGAGGCGGCGGAACTCCTCCGCGGCCGGACGGTCGTGCGGACGGCCAACGTGCTGCCGGACGTCGGCGAGCTCGCGCCGGGACCGGCCCGCGCGGCGATCCGCGAGGTGTTCCTGGAGCACGTGATCGGCGGCAAGGGCCTGTCCCGGGGCCGGCGGTTCCGCGGGCTCGTGCGCGCGGTGACGCCGGACGCCGTGCTGCGGGGCGTGTCCCGGCTGGCGATGCGGGACCGGGAGGGCGCGGTGCTGGTCGTGGACGTCGGCGGCGCGACCACGGACGTGTACTCGGCGGTGTCCACTGTGGAGGGGACGGGCCGGGCCGTGGCGCTGCCGCCGGACCGCCGCACGGTCGAGGGCGACCTGGGGATGCGCTGGTCCGCGCCCGGCGTGGTGGCCGAGGCGGTCGCCGAGAAGCTGGTGGACCGGGCCGAGGCCGCGGTGCTGCGGGCGGAGGCGGACGCGCGGGCCGCCGACGTGACCTGGCTGCCCGACGACCCGGCGGTCGACCTCAGGCTCGCGGCGCTCGCCGCCGTGCTGGCGATCCGCCGCCACCTCCGGCTGGTCGACGGTCGGCTGGGCCCGCGCGGCGCGGGCCTGCTCGTGCTGTCCGGCGGTGTGTTCCGGCACGCCGCGTCCACCGCGGACGTGGAACGGGTGTTGCTCGCCGACCCCGTGCTGCGCCCGTTCCTGCGCACCGCCGACATCGCGGTCGACCGCGACTACGCGCTGGCCCCGGCCGGCCTGCTCGCCGGGATCGGCCGCCCGGAAGCGGCCGACCGCCTGCTCACTTCGGTTCTGGCTCCGGCGACGGCGTCGGGAACGGAGCCGGTGACGGAGCCGGGGGCCGGGACGGCGGCGACGGGGACCACGACGGCGCCTGGCGCGCGATAGGCAGCACCGGCTTCGGCGGCTCCGCCGTCTCCAACCCGGCCGCGATCGCGACCGCCCGGTCCCACTCGGGGTCGGAGGTGTAGTCCGCGTGCCGGTTCACGCCCGGCGCCCACCGCCGCCCCGGGAACGGGCCGCGCTGCGGGTCCGGCAGCCAGTGGTCGCCGCCGAGCACCAGGGCGCCGGTCGGCCCGCGCAGCGCCGGCGGCAGCGCGCCCGACGTGCCGTCCGGCCGGAAGCCCGCGCCGAGCAGCATCCCGTCGAACACCTGCCGGTTCCACGTCGTCACCGCGCCGCCCAACGCGTCCGTGCCCCGGCACAGCGCGCGCCACCGCCCGGCCAGCCCACCGGCCAGCGTCGCCAGCGAGGTGTGCGGCACGACCGCCGGGAACGCCCGCGGGTACGCCCACTGCAACTGCGAACCGGCCGTGACCAGGCCCAACCGCTCGGCCTCGTGCTCGGGCAACTCCTCCAGCAGCCGGGCCGCCGCCACCGCCGCGAGCAGGCTGCCCTGGCTGTGCCCGGCCAGCACCACCCTGGTGCCGGGCTCGGCCAGGTGCTCGCGCACCCGCGCCACCAGCTCCGGCACCACCTTCAACGCGTAGCACGGCGGCACCACGGGGTGCGCCTCGCGCGGCCAGAACGCGGCCAGGTCGGCCAGCACGCCGACCTGCCGCGCCTTGTCCGGCCGCCGCGCCGCCAGGTACACCGCCCGCAGCAGGGACAGCGCCAGCACGGCCAGCACGACCACCCCGAACCCGCTGACCGGGCCCGTCCACGTCGGCGGCTCGACCCCGCGCAGCCGCAGGAACGCCGCCGGCACCGCGCCGACCGCCGGCACCGACGACGCGACCAGCACCACGTGGTGGCTGTGCCGCCGCTGCCACCGCGCCCACCACCACGCCCGCGCGGCGTGCTTCACGTCACGCGCGCGTCCCGCGTGCAGCAGGGCCGCCTCGCGGGCCCAGTCCTTGTCCCGCCGCAGGGAGCTCCACCGCACCATCCCGGTGGCCGCCGCCATCGCCACCCCGGCCAGGAACGCCAGCACCCCGGCCACGCCCCACAGCAGCGCGAGGTACTTGTAGCCGTCCGGCAGGTCGCCGTGCCCGAGCACCTGCTCCGCGGTCAGCGCCACCCCCGCGCCGAACCCGCCGCCGAGCAGCGCGGCCAGCGCCACCACCGGCGCGGCCATCCAGCCGCCGGCCCACGGCCGCAGGTCGCGCGGCTGCGCCGACCAGGTGCGCCGGGCCAGCAGCGCGGCGGGCACGAGCAGAACCGCGATCAGCACGCACACCAGCGCCACCAGCGCGGCCACCATCTGCACGGCCAGGTCCGCGCCCGGCAGCGGCGCGGGCAGGTGGACCAGCAGCGCGGCGGTCACCGGCAGCGACAGCCACGCCGTGGTCTGCAGCACCCGCCGCGGCCCGCGCCCCAGCGCCGCCCGCAGCCACCGCCCGCCCCGGTGCGGCGCGCCGCCCGTCGGGTCGTCCAGCAGCATCGCGCCGAGCGCGGCCACCCCGACCAGCGCCACGCCCAGCACCCAGCACGCCGTGATGGCGAACCCGTGCCAGCCCGGCGCGACCAGGGGGCTGAGCGGTCCGCCCAGCGCGACCACCACCGCCGTGCCCAGGGCCGCGACGACGTGCAGCACGCGCAACGCGGGCGTGTCCGGGTCGGTGGCCACGTGCGCGCCGGGCAGCCCGCTGCGCCCGCCCTCGGCCGCGGGCGCCTCCTGGCGCTCGATCCGCCAGTCCACACTGGACATCCTCTGGAGCACCAGCACGGCCAGCGCGATCGGCGTGAGGCCGATCAGGGCGCGCACCCACGGCGTCGTGTTCAGCCAGGAGGGCCCCCACAGGCACGCCGAGCCGGGCGCGAGGCACTGGGCGGCGACCAGGTCCAGGCTGATCACGGCCAGCTGGGCGACCAGCAGCACGGTCAGCAGCAGCGCCGCGAGCCGCAGCAACGCGCGCAGCGCGATCCCGAGCAGGTGCGCGGGCGCCGACCCGGTCGGCACCGGCGGCAGCATCCAGTGCGCCACGTTGGCCAGCGAGAACGGGAACAGCAGCGCCCACGTCGCCTTGGCCCAGCCGCCCGAGGTCATGCGGCCCCAGACGTAGCCCTCGACCACCCTGGTCACCGGGCGGCCCGCGGCCTGGAGCACCGGGCCGGGCGCGGGTCTGCGGAGCCGGTCGGCGGGCCGGACGACGCGGCCGAGCCCGTCGCCCGCCACGTCCACCGCCGCCACGGCGTCGACCAGCGACTGCGGGGTGGTGCCCTGGACACCGTGCACCCGCAGTTCGACCACCCGTGTGTCCGGGCCGGGAATCAGCACAGATCCTCCCGCGAACCTCGCGCCAGCCTCGCCATACTGGTCCATCGGTGCGCAGTTGCCGCCGACCTCCGTGACCCGGCGTGGCGGGCGGTAGTGTCGGGACGTCCTACCCGATATGGAGGAAC
This genomic window from Saccharothrix sp. HUAS TT1 contains:
- a CDS encoding cation diffusion facilitator family transporter gives rise to the protein MSAGGGTKAIIAALVANAGIAVAKFVGFLITGSSSMLAESVHSVADTSNQGLLLLGQKTARRKATLNHPFGFGRDRYFYSFIVALMLFSLGSVFALYEGIHKLEAHEKLSSPMVAVIILVVAIGLETYSFRTAIVESKAVKGDATWWQFIRQSKVPELPVVLLEDAGALFGLVLALMGVGLSTLTGDPVWDAIGTICIGVLLGVIAVILIVEMKSLLIGEGAAAAELDVIVDELAAGKVQRVIHIRTQYIGPDELLVAAKIALNPGLTVTEVAEAIDNAEQRVRNKVPAARLIYLEPDLDRSQAKS
- a CDS encoding amino acid permease; the encoded protein is MPGNGLWRTKSIEQSIADTDEPGTRLRKDLTAWDLTVFGVAVVIGAGIFTLTASTAGNLAGPSVSLAFVLAAVACALAALCYAEFASTVPVAGSAYTFSYATFGEFAAWIIGWDLVLEFAVGAAAVAKGWSQYLQVVLGQLGVEVPTTAAVGGVDVDWGSLLLVAALTVLLVVGTKLSSRVSAVITAVKVAVVLLVVVLGIGYVKAANYSPYVPPAETGGATGSGLEQSLFSLATGFEGSTYGVLGLLAAASLVFFAFIGFDVVATTAEETKDPQRAVPRGILGSLAIVTVLYVAVSLVITGMVPYDQLKTQPDGTRATLATAFSANGVDWAATVISVGALAGLTTVVMVLMLGQSRVLFAMSRDGLLPRGLARTGKHGTPVRITVVIGVLVAVAAGFFPAGKLEEMVNVGTLFAFILVSAGVLVLRKTRPDLPRGFRVPWVPVVPVLAILACLWLMLNLTALTWVRFLVWMALGVVVYFAYSRRHSLLGKKGATAEPVVKPDEVP
- a CDS encoding glutamate mutase L, coding for MTVLCLDIGSTWTKGSLVSPAGDLLGTAQHTTTPPEVLRGIDSVAGELGPAEQVLACSSAGGGLRLAVVGQERLISAEAGYRVALSAGAKVVHVSTGPLDGAGVRALRAAKPDLVLLVGGTDGGDASVLLHNARRLGANRIACPVVLAGNADAQPEAAELLRGRTVVRTANVLPDVGELAPGPARAAIREVFLEHVIGGKGLSRGRRFRGLVRAVTPDAVLRGVSRLAMRDREGAVLVVDVGGATTDVYSAVSTVEGTGRAVALPPDRRTVEGDLGMRWSAPGVVAEAVAEKLVDRAEAAVLRAEADARAADVTWLPDDPAVDLRLAALAAVLAIRRHLRLVDGRLGPRGAGLLVLSGGVFRHAASTADVERVLLADPVLRPFLRTADIAVDRDYALAPAGLLAGIGRPEAADRLLTSVLAPATASGTEPVTEPGAGTAATGTTTAPGAR